A stretch of Saccharothrix texasensis DNA encodes these proteins:
- a CDS encoding LpqB family beta-propeller domain-containing protein, translating to MRLLAVLLAVLVAAGCAAIPTETSPIAVNPSAGNASEAAAPEPVKDIDPLTLVREFVNASANPEGDYAAAKAYLTDDAKKAWNTKGTPTIIDTTFNTVPTPGVTADDKNRTVLLQGRNVGRLQLEDNSFIQLIGPLDTPIGIERDAESQWRISAPPDGVYVPLGGFQQNYRRVTLFFYSPDFSVLVPDPRWVVIAPSTSIPSRVTSLLLKGPSVGMRGALATAVPNGAAQRKNTSEADDGALEVDLTKVGDITVQAGKQIVAQVVKSLAGVSSSRIRVLVEGQPIIADQLEWRPADVQTGEELATPNAGLNGMLVANGRVKQVNGDAVPGPAGSGDYQVLGAAQSLDGSRLAVVSRVAGDAVRLRVGPAQEQLAEVDLRASTMTRPTWLLSGRQGEPGTEVWTVADGANVVRVIDTDRGWTASAVNASELAELGRITELRLSRDGTRVAAVVDGRLVVAAVVRGQDSAVSLRSPRHLQPSQLGTSAMSLDWLAQDVLVVSTSLAAWPIAKVNIDGVRVERYNTSNLTVPVASVTAAPGRNVLAVDQSGLWSANDVGDVWRASTTKAEAGTQAFYPG from the coding sequence GTGAGGCTCCTCGCGGTGCTCCTGGCCGTGCTCGTGGCCGCGGGCTGCGCCGCGATCCCCACCGAGACGTCCCCGATCGCGGTGAACCCGTCGGCGGGCAACGCCAGCGAGGCCGCCGCGCCCGAGCCGGTCAAGGACATCGACCCGCTGACGCTGGTCCGGGAGTTCGTCAACGCCTCGGCCAACCCGGAGGGCGACTACGCGGCGGCCAAGGCCTACCTGACCGACGACGCGAAGAAGGCGTGGAACACCAAGGGCACGCCGACGATCATCGACACCACGTTCAACACCGTGCCGACGCCGGGCGTGACGGCCGACGACAAGAACCGCACCGTGCTGCTCCAGGGGCGCAACGTCGGCCGGTTGCAGCTGGAGGACAACTCGTTCATCCAGCTCATCGGCCCCCTCGACACCCCGATCGGGATCGAGCGCGACGCGGAGAGCCAGTGGCGCATCTCCGCGCCGCCGGACGGCGTCTACGTGCCGCTGGGCGGGTTCCAGCAGAACTACCGGCGGGTCACGCTGTTCTTCTACAGCCCGGACTTCAGCGTGCTCGTGCCCGACCCGCGCTGGGTGGTCATCGCGCCGTCCACGTCGATCCCGAGCCGGGTGACGAGCCTGCTGCTCAAGGGACCGTCGGTGGGGATGCGCGGCGCGCTGGCCACGGCCGTCCCGAACGGCGCGGCGCAGCGCAAGAACACCTCCGAGGCCGACGACGGCGCGCTGGAGGTCGACCTGACGAAGGTCGGCGACATCACGGTGCAGGCCGGCAAGCAGATCGTGGCGCAGGTCGTGAAGTCGCTCGCGGGGGTCTCCAGCAGCCGCATCCGGGTGCTGGTCGAGGGGCAGCCGATCATCGCCGACCAGCTCGAGTGGCGGCCGGCCGACGTGCAGACCGGCGAGGAGCTGGCCACGCCGAACGCCGGCCTGAACGGGATGCTGGTCGCCAACGGACGGGTCAAGCAGGTCAACGGCGACGCGGTGCCCGGCCCCGCCGGCTCCGGCGACTACCAGGTGCTCGGCGCGGCGCAGTCGCTGGACGGCAGCCGGCTGGCCGTGGTGAGCCGGGTGGCGGGCGACGCCGTGCGGCTGCGGGTCGGGCCGGCGCAGGAGCAGCTGGCCGAGGTCGACCTGCGCGCCTCGACCATGACCCGGCCGACGTGGCTGCTCAGCGGCCGTCAGGGCGAGCCGGGCACCGAGGTGTGGACGGTCGCCGACGGCGCGAACGTGGTGCGCGTGATCGACACCGACCGCGGGTGGACGGCGAGCGCGGTCAACGCCTCCGAGCTGGCCGAGCTGGGGCGCATCACCGAGCTGCGGCTCTCGCGCGACGGCACCCGGGTGGCGGCCGTGGTGGACGGCAGGCTCGTGGTGGCTGCCGTCGTGCGCGGTCAGGACTCGGCGGTGTCGCTGCGGTCGCCGCGCCACCTCCAGCCCTCCCAGCTGGGCACCAGCGCGATGTCGCTGGACTGGCTGGCGCAGGACGTGCTGGTGGTGAGCACGTCGCTGGCCGCGTGGCCGATCGCGAAGGTCAACATCGACGGGGTGCGGGTCGAGCGCTACAACACGTCGAACCTGACCGTGCCGGTGGCGTCCGTCACCGCCGCGCCGGGCCGCAACGTGCTGGCGGTGGACCAGAGCGGGCTGTGGAGCGCGAACGACGTGGGCGACGTGTGGCGCGCGTCGACGACGAAGGCGGAAGCGGGCACCCAGGCCTTCTACCCGGGCTGA
- a CDS encoding phosphoribosyltransferase, translated as MAAGIVEAVLINLLFPPRCPGCGTWGVRLCARCLALFGMPKRVPGAGPPVFALAAYGGAARELVLAFKERGRRELAAVFGALVAAAVPRLPGVGPEPWLVPAPSRASAARARGGSHVLRMARASGFSTAPALAFTPGVRDSVRLDAASRRANLAGRVRLVPDRLPPPGAPLVLLDDVVTTGSTARACVSVLKAAGYGVPAVLTLTTARRTHPHG; from the coding sequence GTGGCCGCCGGCATCGTCGAGGCCGTGCTGATCAACCTGCTGTTCCCACCCCGGTGTCCCGGCTGCGGGACGTGGGGCGTGCGGCTGTGCGCCCGTTGCCTGGCCCTGTTCGGGATGCCGAAGCGCGTGCCCGGCGCCGGCCCGCCGGTGTTCGCGCTGGCCGCCTACGGGGGCGCGGCGCGTGAGCTGGTGCTCGCGTTCAAGGAGCGCGGGCGCCGTGAGCTGGCGGCCGTGTTCGGCGCCCTGGTCGCCGCCGCCGTGCCCCGGCTGCCCGGCGTCGGGCCCGAACCCTGGCTGGTGCCCGCGCCGTCGCGCGCGTCGGCCGCCCGCGCCCGCGGCGGCTCCCACGTGCTGAGAATGGCACGGGCGTCCGGCTTCTCCACCGCGCCCGCGCTCGCCTTCACCCCCGGTGTCCGCGACTCGGTGCGCCTTGACGCCGCGTCCCGCCGGGCGAACCTGGCCGGCCGCGTCCGGCTCGTCCCCGATCGCCTGCCACCACCGGGCGCACCGCTCGTCCTGCTGGATGACGTGGTGACGACCGGATCGACGGCACGCGCCTGCGTTTCGGTGTTGAAAGCGGCCGGATACGGGGTACCCGCAGTCCTCACGCTGACCACCGCACGCAGAACCCACCCACACGGGTGA
- the hpf gene encoding ribosome hibernation-promoting factor, HPF/YfiA family, whose protein sequence is MDIVVKGRNVEVPDHYRVHVAEKLARLERYDRKVIRFDVELFHEPNRRQSKNCQRVEITGKGRGPVVRSEACAGDFYAALDAAVSKLENRLRRSHDRRRVHHGRRAPASVAEATSGLGESLPLRTDSDGGQAQGMWLGHTAVLEAAEPQPSREGMAEVPAQRWEDGLEDNLPGQIVREKEHTAKPMTVDQALYEMELVGHDFYLFSDADSGRPSVVYRRKGFDYGVIRLA, encoded by the coding sequence ATGGACATCGTCGTTAAGGGCCGCAACGTCGAGGTGCCCGATCACTACAGGGTTCACGTCGCCGAAAAGCTGGCCAGGCTTGAGCGTTACGACCGCAAGGTCATCCGCTTCGACGTGGAGCTGTTCCACGAACCGAACCGCAGGCAGTCGAAGAACTGCCAGCGGGTCGAGATCACCGGCAAGGGACGCGGTCCGGTGGTTCGTTCCGAAGCATGTGCGGGCGACTTCTACGCCGCCCTGGACGCCGCGGTGAGCAAGCTCGAGAACCGCCTGCGGCGCTCGCACGACCGCAGGCGCGTGCACCACGGGCGACGCGCCCCGGCATCGGTCGCCGAGGCGACCAGCGGACTCGGGGAGTCGCTCCCCCTCCGCACCGACAGCGACGGCGGCCAGGCGCAGGGCATGTGGCTGGGCCACACCGCGGTGCTGGAAGCAGCCGAGCCGCAACCTTCGCGCGAGGGCATGGCGGAAGTGCCCGCGCAGCGCTGGGAAGACGGCCTCGAGGACAACCTGCCCGGCCAGATCGTGCGCGAGAAAGAGCACACGGCCAAGCCGATGACCGTCGACCAAGCCCTCTACGAGATGGAACTGGTCGGCCACGACTTCTACCTGTTCTCCGACGCCGACAGCGGACGTCCGAGCGTCGTCTACCGCCGGAAGGGGTTCGACTACGGCGTGATCAGGTTGGCCTGA
- the secA gene encoding preprotein translocase subunit SecA produces MVLSRLLRAGEGKMLKRLRNIAAHINNLEDDVVDLSDAELRAKTEEFRKRYADGESLDELLPEAFAVVREGAKRTLGQRHFDVQLMGGAALHLGQIAEMRTGEGKTLTSVLPAYLNAIAGEGVHVVTTNDYLAKRDAEWMGRIHRFLGLTVGAILSEMTPEQRRVAYNADITYGTNNEFGFDYLRDNMAWSRDEMVQRGHFFALVDEVDSILIDEARTPLIISGPADQSSRWYVEFARLATKMRRDTHYEVDERKRTVGVTEAGVQYVEDQLGIDNLYDSTNTPLVGYFQNSIKAKELFAKDKDYIVRNGEVMIVDEFTGRVLSGRRYNEGMHQAIEAKEGVEIKAENQTLATITLQNYFRLYEKLGGMTGTAETEAAEFHQTYKLGVVPIPTNRPMQRSDQADLVYKTEEAKFDAVADDIAERHEKGQPVLVGTTSVERSEYLSKLLVQKGIPHEVLNAKHHDREALIIAKAGRKGAVTVATNMAGRGTDIVLGGNPDIIADHELRERGLDPVDNPEEYEAAWAKLIEEITEEVKAESEEVRAAGGLYVLGTERHESRRIDNQLRGRSGRQGDPGESRFYLSLKDELMRRFNAAMVETVMTRLKVPDDVPIEHKMVTRAIRSAQTQVEQQNFEIRKNVLKYDEVMNEQRKVIYAERRRVLDGEDLREQVEHMITSVVGAYVDGATADGYAEDWDLDQLWTALKTLYPITLDPKKVLEEEDDVTRESLKAKLQADGLAAYEAREADIDGRVGPGAMRELERRVLLSVLDRKWREHLYEMDYLKEGIGLRAMAQRDPLIEYQREGFDMFNGMLEALKEETVGFLFNLQVEAAEPEPAAEPPVQVSIANGGPLTGSRARARAAAAAAAQQQADANQAPAGPALAQLQSGSAIPPALRGKGLDGRAQQGLTYTGPSESGDAETSGNTAQQGGNQAGGTRKERRAAARAQAKGQRKTPRE; encoded by the coding sequence ATGGTGCTGTCCCGACTGCTCCGCGCTGGCGAGGGCAAGATGCTCAAGCGCCTGCGCAACATCGCAGCGCACATCAACAACCTCGAAGACGACGTCGTCGACCTCTCCGATGCGGAGCTGCGCGCGAAGACCGAGGAGTTCCGCAAGCGCTACGCCGACGGCGAGTCGCTGGACGAGCTGCTGCCGGAGGCGTTCGCGGTCGTCCGCGAGGGCGCCAAGCGCACCCTCGGCCAGCGCCACTTCGACGTCCAGCTGATGGGCGGCGCGGCGCTGCACCTCGGTCAGATCGCCGAGATGCGCACCGGTGAGGGCAAGACCCTGACCTCCGTGCTGCCCGCCTACCTGAACGCGATCGCGGGCGAGGGCGTGCACGTCGTCACGACCAACGACTACCTGGCCAAACGTGACGCCGAGTGGATGGGCCGCATCCACCGGTTCCTCGGCCTGACCGTCGGCGCGATCCTGTCGGAGATGACGCCCGAGCAGCGCCGCGTCGCCTACAACGCCGACATCACCTACGGCACGAACAACGAGTTCGGCTTCGACTACCTGCGCGACAACATGGCCTGGAGCCGTGACGAGATGGTCCAGCGCGGCCACTTCTTCGCGCTGGTCGACGAGGTCGACTCGATCCTGATCGACGAGGCCCGCACGCCGCTGATCATCTCCGGCCCGGCCGACCAGTCCTCGCGCTGGTACGTCGAGTTCGCGCGGCTCGCCACGAAGATGCGCCGCGACACCCACTACGAGGTGGACGAGCGCAAGCGCACCGTCGGCGTCACCGAGGCGGGCGTGCAGTACGTCGAGGACCAGCTCGGCATCGACAACCTGTACGACTCGACGAACACCCCGCTCGTCGGCTACTTCCAGAACTCGATCAAGGCCAAGGAGCTCTTCGCCAAGGACAAGGACTACATCGTCCGCAACGGCGAGGTCATGATCGTCGACGAGTTCACCGGCCGGGTGCTGTCCGGTCGCCGCTACAACGAGGGCATGCACCAGGCGATCGAGGCCAAGGAAGGCGTCGAGATCAAGGCGGAGAACCAGACGCTCGCCACGATCACCCTCCAGAACTACTTCCGCCTCTACGAGAAGCTCGGCGGCATGACCGGCACCGCCGAGACCGAGGCGGCGGAGTTCCACCAGACCTACAAGCTCGGCGTCGTGCCCATCCCGACGAACCGCCCGATGCAGCGCTCCGACCAGGCCGACCTCGTCTACAAGACCGAGGAGGCCAAGTTCGACGCGGTCGCCGACGACATCGCCGAGCGGCACGAGAAGGGCCAGCCGGTGCTGGTCGGCACGACGAGCGTCGAGCGCTCGGAGTACCTGTCGAAGCTGCTCGTCCAGAAGGGCATCCCGCACGAGGTCCTCAACGCCAAGCACCACGACCGCGAGGCGCTGATCATCGCGAAGGCCGGCCGCAAGGGCGCCGTCACGGTGGCCACCAACATGGCCGGCCGGGGCACGGACATCGTGCTGGGCGGCAACCCGGACATCATCGCCGACCACGAGCTGCGCGAACGCGGCCTCGACCCGGTGGACAACCCGGAGGAGTACGAAGCCGCCTGGGCGAAGCTGATCGAGGAGATCACCGAGGAGGTCAAGGCCGAGTCGGAGGAGGTCCGCGCGGCCGGCGGCCTGTACGTGCTGGGCACCGAGCGGCACGAGTCGCGGCGCATCGACAACCAGCTGCGCGGTCGTTCCGGCCGTCAGGGCGACCCCGGCGAGTCGCGGTTCTACCTGTCGTTGAAGGACGAGCTGATGCGCCGCTTCAACGCGGCGATGGTCGAGACCGTCATGACCCGGCTGAAGGTGCCGGACGACGTGCCGATCGAGCACAAGATGGTCACCCGGGCCATCCGCAGCGCGCAGACGCAGGTCGAGCAGCAGAACTTCGAGATCCGCAAGAACGTCCTCAAGTACGACGAGGTCATGAACGAGCAGCGCAAGGTGATCTACGCCGAGCGCCGCCGCGTCCTCGACGGCGAGGACCTGCGCGAGCAGGTCGAGCACATGATCACCAGCGTGGTCGGCGCGTACGTCGACGGCGCGACGGCCGACGGCTACGCCGAGGACTGGGACCTCGACCAGCTGTGGACGGCGCTCAAGACGCTGTACCCGATCACCCTCGACCCGAAGAAGGTGCTCGAGGAAGAGGACGACGTCACCCGCGAGTCCCTGAAGGCGAAGCTGCAGGCCGACGGCCTGGCCGCCTACGAGGCGCGTGAGGCGGACATCGACGGCCGGGTCGGCCCGGGCGCCATGCGCGAGCTGGAGCGCCGCGTCCTGCTCTCCGTCCTGGACCGCAAGTGGCGTGAGCACCTCTACGAGATGGACTACCTCAAGGAGGGCATCGGCCTGCGGGCGATGGCCCAGCGCGACCCGCTGATCGAGTACCAGCGGGAGGGCTTCGACATGTTCAACGGCATGCTCGAGGCGCTGAAGGAGGAGACCGTCGGCTTCCTGTTCAACCTGCAGGTGGAAGCCGCCGAGCCCGAGCCGGCCGCCGAGCCGCCGGTCCAGGTCTCCATCGCCAACGGCGGCCCGCTGACCGGCAGCCGGGCGAGGGCCCGCGCCGCCGCCGCGGCCGCCGCCCAGCAGCAGGCGGACGCCAACCAGGCCCCGGCCGGTCCCGCCCTGGCCCAACTCCAGAGCGGCAGCGCCATCCCGCCCGCCCTCCGCGGCAAGGGCCTGGACGGCCGCGCCCAGCAGGGCCTGACCTACACGGGCCCGTCGGAGAGCGGTGACGCCGAAACCAGCGGCAACACCGCCCAGCAGGGCGGCAACCAGGCGGGCGGCACCCGCAAGGAACGCCGCGCCGCCGCCCGCGCCCAGGCGAAGGGCCAGCGCAAGACCCCCCGCGAGTAA